The DNA sequence TTTTCGTTTGATTATGAAATTAAATAAAAATCATGACTAGAAATTAATACAACAAAAAAACACACTAGTTCAATTGAAAACTAATGTGTTTTTTATTACTAGAAATATTTTCGTGGTAGTACATTCATTTTATAAAGGCTGCTTGTTTGGTAAGCCTGGCTTTCTTGGATATTTCTTCGGTGTCGACTTTAATTTTTTTATCGCAATAATATATCTTTCACTTTCTTCCTTAGGTAGCACAAAGTTATCTTCTGATATTAGTTCTCCACCTAAAGTAGAGATTGCTTTTTTCGCATCGACTATTTCACCTTTTGCACCAGCACCCTTCATGGCATAAAAGTATCCATTTTGTTTCACTAATGGCATACAAAGCTCTGCAAGTACTGGTAATCTAGCTACAGCACGTGCAAGTGCAGTATCATAAGTCTCTCTATGCTCCTTCTTTTTGCCAAAATCCTCTGCACGATCATGATAAAAAGAAACTTCTTTTAATGATAACTTTTCTGCTAAAGCATTGAGAAACGTAATTCTTTTATTTAACGAATCGACAATCGTGACTTTTAAATGAGGATAACAGATTTTAAGCGGTATACTAGGAAAACCTGCTCCAGCACCAACATCTACAATAGACTTCTGCTCCTTGAAGTCGTGATAAAAAGAAACCGAAACTGAATCAAAAAAATGCTTTAAATAAACATCTTCCTTGTCAGTAATTGCTGTCAAGTTCATTTTTTCATTCCATTCTACTAAAAGTTCATAGTAATCATGGAATTGCTTTAACTGGTCTGTATTTAAATGTATTCCCCGTTCAAGCAGGGCATTTAGAAATTGTTCTTCATTCATAGTACATCTCCCTAAATTGAAGCTTCCTATTGTTTGATCTTTTGTAATTTTCCTTGTTCCATATATACTAAAAGAATAGATACATCAGCTGGATTTACGCCAGAAACCCTAGAGGCTTGTGCCATTGACAATGGTCTCACTTCCGATAGCTTCTGTTTAGCTTCTGTTGCTAAGCCGTTTATTGCATGGTAATCTAAGTCCTCAGGTAATTTTTTGTTTTCCATTTTCTTCAGTTTATCGACTTGCTCAAGCTGCTTTGAAATATACCCTTCATATTTCACTTGAATCTCTACTTGTTCCGCTACATCATCATCCAACTTCTCAAGAGGAGGTACTATTTGCGCAATATGTGTGTAAGTAATTTCAGGACGTTTTAACAAACCTACTCCGTACATTGGTTCCTTTAATGGTGAAGAGCCAATTTCAGTTAAAAATTGATTTGTTTCTTCTGTTACTTTCACAATTGTTGATGCTAATCGGTCCTTCTCACGTTCTATTTGTTCCTTTTTAGATAAAAATTGATCGAAACGTTCACTTTTAATTAAGCCTATTTCATGACCAATTTCTGTTAGACGTAAATCGGCATTATCATGGCGTAAAAGGAGACGATATTCAGCTCTTGACGTAAGTAATCGATATGGCTCATTCGTTCCTTTCGTTACTAAATCATCAATTAACACTCCTATATAAGCGTCTGACCTTTTTAATATGACAGATTCTTTGTTTTGCGCTTTCCTAGCTGCATTAATTCCGGCCATTAAACCTTGTCCAGCAGCTTCTTCATATCCACTAGTACCATTAATTTGCCCGGCTGTAAATAAACCTTCAATCTTCTTTGTTTCTAAAGACGGCCATAATTGTGTAGGAACAATAGCATCATATTCTATTGCATAACCTGGGCGCATCATTGTGACGCCTTCTAA is a window from the Evansella cellulosilytica DSM 2522 genome containing:
- the rsmG gene encoding 16S rRNA (guanine(527)-N(7))-methyltransferase RsmG, with protein sequence MNEEQFLNALLERGIHLNTDQLKQFHDYYELLVEWNEKMNLTAITDKEDVYLKHFFDSVSVSFYHDFKEQKSIVDVGAGAGFPSIPLKICYPHLKVTIVDSLNKRITFLNALAEKLSLKEVSFYHDRAEDFGKKKEHRETYDTALARAVARLPVLAELCMPLVKQNGYFYAMKGAGAKGEIVDAKKAISTLGGELISEDNFVLPKEESERYIIAIKKLKSTPKKYPRKPGLPNKQPL